The following proteins come from a genomic window of Nitrospirota bacterium:
- a CDS encoding SIS domain-containing protein has product MNPVGYFDELAQVLRCVEATGEDGRSLALAAGIEKAIAIIVNSTRAGGKVIFIGNGGSAAIASHQAVDYWKNGGMRAIAFNDSSLLTCISNDYGYPQVFEKPIEMFADSGDVLIAISSSGGSENILKGGKAGLAKGCNLITMSGFKPENPLRSIGHLNFYAPSSSYGFVEITHLALCHCIVDSIIGRL; this is encoded by the coding sequence ATGAATCCCGTCGGCTATTTCGACGAACTGGCTCAGGTGCTTCGGTGTGTTGAAGCAACAGGCGAGGACGGCCGTTCACTGGCTCTGGCTGCGGGAATCGAAAAAGCAATCGCAATCATCGTAAACTCTACTAGAGCCGGAGGTAAGGTTATTTTCATTGGCAATGGGGGGAGCGCCGCCATTGCCTCGCATCAGGCGGTGGATTACTGGAAGAACGGAGGTATGCGCGCGATCGCATTCAATGATAGCTCGCTCCTCACATGCATCAGCAATGACTATGGCTATCCGCAAGTTTTCGAGAAACCGATCGAGATGTTCGCAGATTCGGGAGACGTGCTGATCGCGATCAGCAGTTCAGGTGGGTCGGAAAACATTCTAAAAGGAGGTAAGGCTGGACTCGCCAAGGGGTGCAATCTAATAACCATGTCAGGATTCAAGCCGGAAAATCCACTCCGCTCTATTGGACACCTGAATTTCTACGCCCCCTCGTCATCCTATGGGTTTGTCGAGATCACTCACCTTGCCCTCTGTCACTGCATCGTGGACTCGATCATCGGGCGTCTGTGA